A section of the Harmonia axyridis chromosome 2, icHarAxyr1.1, whole genome shotgun sequence genome encodes:
- the LOC123673883 gene encoding methylosome protein 50-like translates to MRELDTDNIIVYPPNKILETNYIHPQTPNLKKSLMFIDFNSKSEAIIGSSNINGTLWDGSTAVFQSTTDLENLKWSKFYIGSSVCDAKYLDDITIVLAEDTGDVQVLDIDENVTISPYLVYKHFSRVPQIAVWFKSSKILTCSDRTVAVIDIECSRKIIFPDYHTESIYSVDSLTNNSNHFVSCGADRNVLIWDRRDHDTASVLYTDEFADLTSVAWNQSNEDFIVCGTEGGTVYHLDRRQPKSTLEFHHCFENRIHRLSFNPNSNQVAICGDTNEVIVLDKIEGSYTNIYNSEEHSDMVRGLCWNENILYSCGFDAKICKHIF, encoded by the exons ATGCGGGAATTAGATACGGATAACATCATCGTTTATCCTCCTAATAAAATACTGGAAACAAATTATATTCATCCACAAACTCCTAATCTAAAAAAGTCACTTATGTTCATTGATTTCAACAGCAAAA GTGAAGCTATTATTGGGTCATCTAATATCAATGGTACTCTATGGGATGGTTCGACTGCTGTATTTCAGAGTACAACAGATctcgaaaatttaaaatggtcaAAATTTTACATAGGATCTTCTGTCTGTGATGCTAAATATCTAGATGATATAACA ATTGTGTTAGCTGAAGATACTGGAGATGTTCAAGTCCTTGATATAGATGAAAATGTCACAATAAGTCCATATTTAGTTTATAAACATTTCTCTAGAGTACCCCAAATAGCTGTATGGttcaaatcatcaaaaatattaaCATGCTCCGATAGAACTGTTGCAGTGATTGATATAGAATGTTCAAGGAAAATTATCTTTCC AGATTATCATACTGAATCAATATATTCAGTGGATTCATTGACAAATAATTCAAACCATTTTGTGTCATGTGGGGCAGATAGGAATGTTTTAATTTGGGACAGGCGTGATCATGACACCGCATCAG ttctatATACTGATGAATTTGCTGATTTGACAAGTGTAGCTTGGAATCAATCAAACGAAGATTTCATTGTTTGTGGAACTGAAGGTGGTACTGTATACCATTTAGACAGGAGACAACCTAAAAGCACTTTGGAGTTTCATCACTGTTTTGAAAATAGGATTCATAGGCTTTCTTTCAACCCGAATTCTAACCAAGTAGCGATTTGTGGTGATACTAATGAAGTTATTGTGCTTGATAAGATTGAAGGAtcatatacaaatatttataatagtgaAGAACATTCTGATATGGTGAGAGGATTATGTTGgaatgaaaatatattgtaCTCTTGTGGGTTTGATGCAAAGATCTGTaaacatattttttga
- the LOC123672588 gene encoding zinc transporter ZIP1-like, with protein MKLIESKILASVILGVGSIIFGFLPLCLTNNRNQRSLFLSCLLCYGGGVLLSTSLTHMLPENRKKLKEYEQFAEIIFCMGFFLLYIVDEIVHFIYGGAHSHSILSKRSSAKENTRSPNSVRYGATERTPLKPQPPYNPSFSRGNAADFLFNEEECSHSADHNHEDSPSQLCHVGHQEPCESSAPAINFGLVIALTLHSFLEGLVVGLEGTTTKVLLLLGAISSHKLVVGFCLGLELAANTTTWRHMIGILVFSSGSVAGIIVGAFISNIQNTLSDQLMAVLQGLAGGTLLYVTLSEIIPRERARWHKEHQRRAAGLYQLLNIGLGFTMMTIMAHYLDAD; from the exons atgaaattgattgaATCGAAGATCTTAGCTTCGGTTATTCTCGGCGTCGGTAGCATAATATTCGGCTTTTTGCCCCTTTGTTTGACAAATAACCGAAATCAAAGATCATTGTTTTTATCTTGTTTGTTATGCTACGGGGGAGGTGTTTTATTGTCGACGTCTCTGACGCATATGCTGCCGGAAAATAGGAAAAAACTAAAAGAATATGAACAATTcgcagaaattattttctgtatggGATTCTTCCTGCTTTATATTGTTGACGAAATTGTTCATTTTATATACGGGGGGGCACACAGCCATTCTATTTTGAGTAAGCGTAGTTCCGCTAAAGAAAACACGAGATCTCCAAATTCCGTTCGTTATGGTGCGACTGAAAGAACTCCACTGAAGCCACAGCCTCCTTACAATCCCTCTTTCAGCAGAGGAAATGCCgctgattttttatttaatgaagaGGAATGCTCGCACTCTGCTGATCACAATCATGAAGATTCCCCATCGCAGTTATGTCACGTCGGACATCAAGAACCATGCGAATCTTCTGCTCCAGCTATTAATTTTGGATTGGTGATTGCGCTGACCCTACATTCCTTTCTGGAAGGACTAGTTGTTGGATTAGAAGGTACTACAACAAAA GTTTTGCTCTTGCTTGGAGCAATTTCTTCTCACAAACTAGTAGTTGGTTTTTGTTTAGGTTTAGAACTAGCCGCCAACACCACAACATGGCGACACATGATTGGAATATTGGTTTTTTCATCTGGATCTGTTGCCGGAATAATTGTTGGAGCATTCATTTCTAACATTCAGAATACTCTTTCGGATCAGTTGATGGCAGTATTACAA gGATTGGCGGGAGGTACTCTACTTTACGTAACCCTCAGTGAAATTATTCCTAGAGAAAGGGCAAGATGGCACAAGGAACATCAAAGAAGAGCTGCTGGATTATATCAGCTCTTAAATATAGGATTAGGTTTTACAATGATGACTATTATGGCACATTATCTTG ATGCAGACTAA
- the LOC123672587 gene encoding transcription initiation protein SPT3 homolog gives MDKQKQKVSFTNEISRMMFGFGDSYSPNPETVQLVENITLGQLRVIVREALKYSADGKTLKGEELIFLMRHNKHKMRRFVKYLHNKVYRSLQHNNIGNVNIDVKPKGYLIQFIEKIDETGEFTDLTEMDEVKYERELRADRISQALNEEQYLEFCKARTTSFCSKHITMRNLDKLKAWIDPDLNSQIIYRFEAMEVLAYLAYQTVAEIVDYALLVRMDSSSGHDPLKSLVGSYYSATMFSYAQKFGASNLDHSRVYNGQPAITVSEIKEVMRRVKSPQSGFLSFGGKRPETHFCFAL, from the coding sequence ATGGATAAACAGAAGCAAAAAGTATCATTTACTAATGAAATATCTCGTATGATGTTTGGATTTGGTGATAGCTACAGTCCAAATCCAGAAACAGTTCAGTTGGTtgaaaacataactttgggacAACTTCGAGTTATAGTTCGAGAAGCATTGAAGTATTCTGCTGATGGAAAAACTTTAAAAGgagaagaattaatttttttaatgaggcATAACAAACACAAAATGCGAAGGTTTGTCAAATATTTGCACAACAAAGTATACAGAAGTTTGCAACACAATAATATAGGAAATGTGAACATTGATGTTAAACCTAAAggttatttaattcaattcatagaaaaaattgatgaaactgGTGAATTTACAGATCTAACAGAAATGGATGAAGTAAAATATGAAAGAGAATTGAGAGCTGATAGAATCTCACAAGCGTTAAATGAAGAACAATATTTAGAGTTCTGTAAAGCACGTACAACATCTTTTTGTAGTAAGCATATCACTATGAGAAACTTAGATAAGTTGAAAGCGTGGATTGATCCTGATTTAAATAGTCAAATCATATATCGATTTGAAGCTATGGAAGTCTTAGCATATTTAGCTTATCAAACAGTTGCTGAAATTGTGGATTATGCATTGTTAGTCAGAATGGATTCTTCTAGCGGTCATGACCCATTGAAATCCTTAGTTGGCTCTTATTACTCTGCTACTATGTTTAGTTATGCTCAGAAATTTGGGGCGTCAAACTTGGACCATAGTAGAGTATACAATGGTCAGCCTGCAATAACTGtcagtgaaattaaagaagttatgagaagaGTAAAATCTCCCCAATCTGGATTTTTGAGTTTTGGAGGAAAACGGCCAGAAACTCATTTTTGTTTTGCTCTATAG